The following coding sequences lie in one Spinacia oleracea cultivar Varoflay chromosome 1, BTI_SOV_V1, whole genome shotgun sequence genomic window:
- the LOC110777253 gene encoding phosphatidylinositol 4-kinase gamma 8-like, which produces MAVVVDQHHGFKPPARSQRCRLVSFTNLDFSGLEPSPTDVGHSLGQIDLNGSLQRSSSTPCLTLRNNVDEEFKKSQKVELIGGKGASKVRALVVEVAIALASGADPMLVSSGLGGAYFLHNRNGDIIAVAKPMDEEPLAFNNPKGFTGRMLGQPGLKRSVRIGETGIRELAAYLLDHGGFAGVPPTALVKFSHVHFHVNDLAPISSSRYKIASLQRFVEHDSDAGDLSPSGFSVSSVHRIGILDIRILNIDRHSGNILVKKYQLDKHSLGASELIPIDHGLCLPEWLDDPYFEWLHWPQASIPFSDAEIDYISNLNPFEDAKLLRAQLPCLSESSIRVLVVCTIFLKRATSAGLCLGDIGEMMTRDSYGGEETMSVLETICARAKDAISLLTNDIFCGENKPKDGEENDFPIFMFDEENEQDIPKCMSTHLKVVKTQSGKPPLAPQPHYVYVRQVKEFSPDDNKLCSLIEHHHHNVDTIENRKVGHLVKSISFAVPGRKNEIEGITFKKIDQQEWEFFLDIFDKLLPDVFEERKNTGITQRVGSA; this is translated from the coding sequence ATGGCTGTAGTTGTTGACCAACATCATGGATTTAAACCTCCAGCACGATCCCAAAGATGTAGACTTGTATCTTTTACTAACCTTGATTTTTCTGGCCTTGAACCTAGCCCAACTGACGTGGGTCATTCATTGGGACAAATTGATCTTAATGGAAGCCTCCAACGAAGTTCATCTACTCCTTGCTTGACCTTAAGAAATAATGTTGATGAAGAGTTTAAGAAGAGTCAAAAGGTTGAACTCATTGGTGGTAAGGGGGCCTCTAAAGTGCGAGCACTTGTCGTGGAAGTTGCCATAGCTTTAGCTTCTGGTGCAGATCCAATGCTAGTATCAAGTGGGCTTGGTGGGGCCTACTTCCTACATAACAGAAACGGTGACATTATTGCAGTGGCAAAACCCATGGATGAGGAACCTTTAGCGTTTAACAATCCAAAGGGTTTTACGGGAAGAATGCTCGGTCAACCGGGCTTGAAACGCTCAGTTCGAATTGGTGAAACTGGCATAAGAGAGCTAGCTGCATATCTCCTTGACCATGGTGGATTTGCCGGGGTTCCTCCAACGGCACTCGTCAAGTTCTCTCATGTTCATTTTCATGTTAATGATTTAGCACCAATCTCATCATCACGATACAAAATTGCTTCTCTTCAGCGCTTTGTAGAGCATGATTCTGATGCTGGGGATCTAAGCCCTTCTGGTTTCTCCGTCTCTTCAGTTCATCGCATTGGTATTCTTGACATTAGAATCCTCAACATCGATCGACATTCAGGAAATATACTAGTAAAAAAGTACCAACTAGACAAACACTCTCTTGGTGCCAGCGAGCTCATTCCGATAGACCATGGGCTTTGTTTACCAGAGTGGTTAGATGACCCATATTTTGAATGGCTCCATTGGCCTCAAGCTTCAATACCTTTTTCAGATGCTGAAATCGACTACATATCAAATCTCAATCCATTTGAAGATGCTAAACTTTTGCGAGCTCAACTCCCCTGCCTTAGCGAGTCTTCTATTCGTGTTCTAGTGGTGTGCACTATCTTTTTAAAGAGGGCTACTTCTGCTGGACTTTGCCTTGGTGACATTGGTGAGATGATGACTAGAGATTCCTATGGTGGAGAGGAAACTATGAGTGTGTTAGAAACCATATGTGCTAGAGCAAAGGATGCTATCTCTTTGTTaacaaatgacattttttgtGGAGAAAACAAACCAAAAGACGGAGAAGAAAATGATTTcccaatatttatgtttgatgaggaAAATGAACAAGACATTCCAAAATGTATGTCTACCCATCTTAAGGTCGTGAAAACGCAATCAGGGAAGCCACCACTTGCTCCACAGCCTCATTATGTATATGTAAGACAAGTAAAGGAGTTTTCCCCTGATGATAACAAGTTGTGCTCACTAATAGAGCATCACCACCACAATGTGGATACCATTGAAAATCGCAAGGTGGGACACTTGGTTAAAAGCATTAGTTTTGCAGTACCTGGCAGGAAGAATGAAATTGAGGGCATCACTTTCAAAAAAATAGATCAACAAGAGTGGGAATTTTTCCTCGACATTTTTGACAAGCTTCTACCCGACGTGTTTGAGGAGCGGAAGAACACCGGCATAACCCAAAGAGTGGGTTCAGCGTGA